The Arachis ipaensis cultivar K30076 chromosome B05, Araip1.1, whole genome shotgun sequence nucleotide sequence aggcctACAGGAGTTTtggtccccaatataccaaagccgcctttgttgttctttccccatcaaaagagttgcagttcaTCCACTTGGGAATATAGAAAGGTTTTGGTTgaagaagatcgaaagaaccaagATCCAAATTCTTCCATTAATTTCTAACTCTTATGAGTAAAGGTACGCTTTCGCATTATGTTAtattttggtgattcaatatggatgatctgggttaataaaattaatttattccaacaagtgGTTCTCCCGGCCGCACCACCGCGCCGTGCATGAACGGGTGCTGCACCACAGCACCGTGCAAGAATGGCTCTCTCGGTTGAAGATCGTGCCGTGGCACCACCACGCCGTACATGAACGGGTGCTGCACCATAGCACCGTGCAAGAAGGGCTCTCCCGGCCGCACCACCGTGCCGGGCATGAACGGGTGCTACACCACAGCATCGTGCAAGAAGGCTTTCTCGGTTGAAGATCATGCTGGGGAACCACCGCTCCGTGCATGAACGGGTGCTGCACCACAGCACCGTGCAAGAAGGCTCTCTTGGTTGAAGATCGTGCCGTGGCACCACCGCGCCGTGCATGAACGGGTGCTGCACCATAGCACCATGCAAGAAGGGCTCTCCCGGCCGCACCACCGTACCGTTCATGAACGGTTGCTGCACCACATCACCGTGCAAGAAGGGCTCTCTCGGTTGAAGATTGTGCTGCTGCACCACTGCGCCGTGCATGAACGGGTGTTGCACCACAGCACCGTGCAAGAAGGGCTCTCTCGGTTGAAGATTGTGATGCTGCACCAGTGCGCCGTGCAAGAAGCGCTCTCTCAGTTGAAGATTGTGCTGCGGCACCACCGCGCCGTGCATGAACGGGTGCTGCATAGCACCGTGCAAGAAGGGCTCTCCCCGTTGAAGATCGCGCTACGGCACCACCGTGCCGTGCATGAACGGGTGCTGCACCACAGCCCCGTGCAAGAAGTGCTTTCTCGGTTGAAGATCATGTTGCGGCACCACTGCGTCTTGCATGAACGGGTGCTGCACTACATCACCGTGCAAGAAGGGCGCTCCCGGTGGAAGCACCGCCGTGCCGTACATGAAGGGGTGCTGCACGACAGCACCGTGAGATGGCAAAAACTGTGACATGGTAATCGTGATCAAGATTACAGAAAGTGAGTGAGAAGAAGAGAGATTACAAGTAATATCAACAAACTAAAATAACCATCTAGTAAGAGAcgaagccatatatatatatagaaaaagtatAAAGAACCTACATTAATCAGCCAAATTTTTAAATAGctctatttaataattaattttaaattttttaaattaaaaatttgaataaataaaTCTTAATTAAAAACGATAGAAATTCTTCCCTTTCTTTCACACTGCCATAGCCGCATAGAAATCTTTCCCCCATCTCCATCTCCCACTCCCACAGTCGCACAATCCACACTCCTCTCCATTGTCATCGTCACCAAACCACCCAGTATAAAATTTTCTCTGTCCTCCTCAGCCACAccaaccctcttctcctctcttcgcGAACCAGACCTTCGCACCTGCCTCTGATTTGTTGCCGTCAGCAACTCCAGGGCCACCGAACACTAGCTTTGGCCTCTCGCTCTGCGCCACCCCATCTCACTCTCCAACACTGAACCAGTAAAACAGCTGAAATTCCTTGAGCTCAGCCAAGCTTCGACGCAACAGAGGATAGTCCCTGTTCCTCCATCATTTGCTGCTGAATTCGTTTGAGCCGGAAGCGTTGAAATTGTTGATTTGGTATAACTGCTGCTGGAATTAACTGTATTGATGATTTGCTCTTTTGAGCTGAATTAATGGAGAATTGGCTGTTAAGATTGTGTGAAAATTGCTTGATTGGGTAGAGTTTCACTGTTTTACTAATTTCGTGAATATATTGCTGAAACTATTGGGTAAATTTTGTGTTTGTATTGAAAATATTTTACtgacaatttttttttgaaaaatttctgcTGAAAGTGTTTGGAACTATTCTGAGTTTGCTGATTGAATGGATGGAATATGTTGCTGAATTCATTTGAACTAGTTTAATTGactttttttcttaaattaatgGAGGAATTGCTGTAATTGCATACATTTATGCATATTTTCTTGGTGTAATTAGTATAGGATTGTGGATGTTTTTGTTTGCTcttagttgaatttttttttattgtatattGATGTTTTTCGGTGTAAATTTTTTTTAGGTAGATTTCTACACAAATATCCCAAGCATTCTTTGCAAGAAAAGTGCATCAATTTGGGCGGATACTGCAATGATCAATGAAGAATAAAAACTTTCATAACTTGTCAAACTAATGTCTTTTAACACATGTGATGATGTCACCGGTTGAGACACTTTTAATAAATTTTGAGATTTTTCTTGAGTTATAGTTGTGAATTTTTACAATAATTTAAGAATTGGATGTATTTTATTTTGGTTCTACTTAGGATCTTTCTTCTTGTAGGTAACTTAAATGTTTTTGCAAAAATTTAATTGAATAACGTCACACATTTCTTTTGTTAAATAAATAGATGTTTCTTTTTCTACTAAATGGATGATTTTTCTTGTATTAATTTTGGTCAATGTTGAATTCCTGTATTTATAGTGTTGCAAATTGTATAGATAAGTTAAATGAATATTATGATTCCTTTCATTGCATCGTAGCATGACGACAAATTTATAGTTACTTATGTagaataagtttttttttttttttcattcacattttttttttcattcacatGACTTTTATTAAAGTAACATCTATTTAGCATGAAAAAGAAACATATTGATACTTGACAGAAGTAACATCCACTTATATTTTTGCAAAAATAATTAAGTATCTAACATAAGTTACTTGTATTTATTCTTTAATAAAGATGATTCAATTGATAGTGAATATAAATATCACAAAAGAAGGGgaaaaaatttgtatttattcTTCATCTTTCCTCTTGAACTTAATGAAAAATACAATCACTTCCATTGGTTTGGCTTTAACACTAAAAAATATGCATCTAGTCTACAATTGTTCAAACACATACATAGAGATACAATAATTGAAACTCAAAGCCAACATGCACAagctcaaaaaaaataaaataaaataaaaacaaaaaagagacAAATTAAAAGATTCTTAGAAGTAAAAGGATTAGATTCTTCAGTTTCAACAAGCTTCCATAATTTCTCTTGAAGATTCCTTACTCTGTCCTTGATTTTTAGAAGCTTTCTCCATCTATATGCAGTCCATAGACCAAAGTCACCATATACAACAATATAGGAAGCTCATACATAAGGGTAGGTTTTTGCATGCTCTTTGATTTTGAGATAGTATTTCTGTAATGAATCTATCAAGTTCACAATAAAAGAGCCACTTGCTACTTGATCATCATTCATCAGTATTCTGGATCGGTGTAGCGGAACTTATTGCTTGTGGCTGATTTACCATGCTCCCTGTCTGTAATACCAGTTATGGATAGTATGATAGTTGCATAACCAATGATCCTTTGACAATGGAGCCCTGTAAAATAACATCAAAACATAAACACACAGCATGCAGAATCAAACAAATTCCATCTATTCACGataaaatgcaacatccaatttaatTTGAAAAGAACCATCCATCTATTAATTGAAACGAACATCCGTTTTAGTTGATATGAAACATCTAACAAATTAGGAAAAATTTCACCCTTGCACCATGTTTAAATAACTACACTCAAACCTAACTTCAATTCAAGcaaatttaaactatttttttccTAACTCCCAAACCACATAAAAAAAAACAGGGGAATATGTCAATGTAGAATCTAACAATTCAGGCAGAACCAGTAACATGCAGAATCCAACTTAGTTCATCATGATATAAAAAATCTCTAATCATATGCAATTCAGCAAAATCCAACTCTTGATAACAACATCATTCGCTCTCTAAATTCAGCAACATCCAATATCTAGTTATAGCAATTTACAAACATACTACAACTTAGCATTTGCAAATAGAATTCAGCTATCCAAACAAAAGAACATGAGTATAAACTTTTTGAAAGGGAGATACATGTTGCATAAACGAAAAAATCATCCAACcatgatataaaaaaaaaaggtaaaaaccCCAATCTATAATAAAAGAACCATACAGTTAAAACTCCAATAGATGTTGTTAAACCTCCAACAAATCTGTcccaaaaaatcaaattttttatgcTAGAATTTCACATAATCAAGTTTAGACCCAAGTTCAATTAGGAAAAAAAACATACTTATCACTAACTTACCTTTTTGCGAAACTCCCAAACCACAAGGAAGAACATCAACTAAGGTATCCAAGAGCAATCAATCAAAGCACACAGAACCCACAAATGAAACATTCAGTTGATATTTATCAAAACGACCGGTGGTTCATCAAATTTTACGAATATCTCATACTACTTCCAGTACTAGTACCTGAAGTATCCAACATAACATACAACACAACAGATACCTCCAATCCCTAAAAAATCACCGGAAACACTATAACAACACCATATCCAAACCCTTTTTAAAAAACCCGAAGAGAAAATCAGAAGCAACATCTAAATACTTACCAATCAGTGAGATGAAGGGAGGTTTTCAGGCTGGAGCAGGGGCTGTCCAATGGCGTTCAGCAGAGCTGCACCAGGAGGCTTCAACGGCGCTGCCAACACCGGCATGCAGCAGCAGCGGCGCGCCCTCCGTGAGCAGGAGAACCTACTCGTTCGACAAACTTGGGTGGGAGCCCGTCACCGCGACCGAGATTGGGGAAGCTACAAGGGGACGGGAGAGTCGTACCGTTCTGGTACGTTGGACGGAGGCGTGGCGTCAAATGAAGTCAGAGACGACGTTTGCCCGAGGATCCTATTGTTCTGGTGTGGCCGTGGATGGTTTCAAAATCTGATGCGGTAAAATAGTAAAAGGAAAGGTAGGGTTTTGAGCAAGGTGAATTTTGGGATTCGGCTGAAGTGAAATGGGTTTTGAGATCCCGGCCCAAGAGCATTTGGCTGATTTTTTGCTAGAATCCTCTTAGTTCCCTAGCATTATTGATAGTTATATACAGGGTAGACTGAGCAGTTTTATGGTGGCACAGTTTTAGGTGATTAAGCACGGTAAGTATGAGTTTACTGGAGCAGTGGAGGGATTTCGACCTCAAAATAAAGAGCTGTGACATGGTCCAACTCCAAAGTGTTGGTGGACAAAAATACTTGTTTTAAAAAATAGTTGGATGAATCAAAGATTGTTAGACCCCTTTAACCAtgaaatttagaaaataaaaatggaTGAAATAATTTCTATTTGTAAAATTCTATAATAATCAAGACTCAAGTTATCAGAATGTACACAAGCAATTGCGTTAAGAATAATGAACATATATAGCCTGAATTCCTATGAAAACATTTTGTTCCATATATATATTCATATCATATGGATATAGTCCAGGTAGTGTCTACAGATTCAGAAGGTTAATCATATTGTGTACATATTAAAACCAGGTTCATTttgaaataagaaaaacaaaattacTAAAAATATCATAATATTTTCCAACCACAAGATGTTTATTACTATACAAAACCGTGCGAAATCAATTTCAAGTATTGCTGTAATAGATGTGTAGCTCCCAAGCCGAAGAAACACCCATATAAAATCCCATGAATATATCCCCACACAAGCAACAGAAGATCACATCTCACCATGTAATGAGAATTTTCTAAGCGCTTTCTGAGCTCCTTTGGACAGCCCTGAAAAAACATTATATTTTAACATGAAATAATGGACCTTTAGATTTGACATGTATTTGAGAATAGATTGTTGTTCACCTCTACTTTCATATCATATATACTTCCTTAGGCGACGCCTAAACACCAATGCCCAAAATTAAATTAGCTAAAAGTTTTACAAATGAGTTACAATTCATGAAACCTATACCCTaattataaaaatgaaaaataggtAATTAAGATGTCCCAAAACATGCTTGCATCAATAAAGCTCCCAGAGCAGAACATGATGCATCACCATCAATGGAGCCAACCCAAAATCGAAGCCGAGCACAATCAACAAAAGCAAATCCATACACAACTGAACCATCATCCAAGATGGTGCTACCCTGTAAAATTTCAATTTATCACCAGTTAACAATTCAAGGTACCAACAAATCTATCTATGCATTAGGTATACTTATAATAGCTTGCAAAAATTAATAACTCAGCAACAGTGCAAACCTCTTTTATTGCAAGCAGATGGTTGGCATCAGCCCCAATATTACCCTCCACAGTGGTTGATGGAGTGATGACCTGAACTAATTTTCTTTGAATAACCTGAAAATATGATGACAGTCAGAGTAATACCATGCAAAAAATGCAATCTAAATTTGCACGTTGTATAAGATAATTTGTTAGAACTCAAAAGCATTAAggataatgaataaataaaatgaTATATAAAGATTTATCTTAATTCAGTTCAATATCATGTTATCTGCTGCAACATTAGGTAGGATCTTTCTGAAACAGTTTCCAACACATACGATAGACTAAGACACAGGAAATTCAAAATGTTTGAATGAAGATGAATTTATCCACGTTAGAGTAAAAAGCTATGATGAAAAAACTTTCTATGTACAACCAAAGAACAATGTCATCTACAAGAATTTAACAAAGCCAACACAACTGTAAGCATGGAAAAACTTACAGAGTTGGCTCCTCTAGCCTTTGCTTCTTCGGATGTCTCCAACTGCTCCACCCTTCCAACCTTGTATCTTCACAACGAAAGAAAAAACTCAAAACAGGGCATACTAAGTCCTCAATTCATTAGCTAGGAAATTGATATGCAACATGATTAGTAAGATCATATCATGCAATCTATCTGGAGTTAGCCATACTCATCTATGTGCTGCACGAAATCTCCACTTCAGATGTACATTACATTTAATCAAATCAACTTTCAAACAAAATCTCACTCTATCCTTAGTACTTACCCCCGAGCAACCAAGTTTTGAACAGCATCATCAATCCCACTTTCAGATATACCAACCTGAAGTAGCAAGTAATAACAACTCTCTTTAATCTTTAAGAGGTAAACAAGTAGGAAAGTAATAACCAAACGACTATACACGACAAAAGAGTTGATCTGTCGACATTTTCCCACACCACTTAATGTTATTTTCCAATCAAGCTCCTTATGGCCAATTTCAGCATCCATTTCATAGAGCTCATAAAACTCCCACTGTGATTGCCATTAATTATGGCAGACTACTATTAATTGAAGTTAATGAATACACAGTAAATCCTCAGAATTAAATGGTATTACGACATCAATAGTCAAAATACTTCATGGACTAACCACTTTAAAAAATAGCAGAACATCCATGTATTTACACTTGACACTCCAATACTGTTTCTGTGAAGCTGACATCTTTTTCGAAGCATCCGGAGGTATATAAAGTGTTGTCCTTCGTACAAAGGATCATTGGGCCTTCTTCCACTTGCATCCCTGATTCGAGAAGGATCAAGCCACTCAAACCTGCTAGCCACTTCTGCTTCCTTCTTAGTCAAGTTCAGTGATGGTGAATCCTCAAGAAATCTGACTCGTTTGCCAGAATCCATCAATGAACGAAACTTGGATTCGTCATCTCGACTTCACTTAGCATGAGAAGCAAGAGGCTGCATTCCTGGTGTTTCAGGCATAACAACATCATCATTAATTTCGATAGGCACTATGTTTAACTGATTTGCCTTTGCCTTGAGACTTACAGCAGTATTTTTCACCATAGGTTGAAAAGCTCCTTCATACTCCTGATGCTGTCCTTTACCGTTAGCACATAATGGTGAAGAAGACTTACACAAACTGTCATCTGATGACTGGCTCCTGCAAAAACATTAGCACACATAAGATCATTGTAGTggcaaaataacaaaaataaaaattaattaaattaaacagCATTTTCATTTAGAAATTTCAGTTCCAGCAGTATTGTATGTTCGGTATTGTTTAATGGGCAGGTTTCGGGCCTTCTGGAAAGACGAAGTGGGTGGGACCCGGACCCGGGTAACCGGGGTCCGAGGTCGTTCTGGGTGCGGGATtcgtgggccggatccgtaacagttgccccgcAGCAGGAAAGTGAGCGAGGTCGGTTTCTTCCGCTGGCATGGGGTTCGGCTGTCGGTGGCCTTTCTTTTTGTCGGACGTTTTTTACCGAATCGGTATGTTGGTAGGTCGATGCATCGGGCCCTAGGATGGGCCAACCCGTAGGGTCTGTCAGACTCGTAGTTCGTGTTGTAGGAGACGTGACCTTTCCATTTCTCTGTGTTCACTTAGCTTCCCAATGCGCGCTGTCAGTTGGTTTTTAAGAGAGCATTTATTGCGGAGGAAAAAATGCTTGGGTTGCCTTCCAAATTTTCCCTTTCGCGTTTGTTGGTTATTAGGGGCATTTTTGGTTTTCCAACCCCTTTCAATCATTTTatgctttttcttcttccctcgtTTATTTCATTTCGCTTAGTCTTCCTAGTTTTTACTTTGCAACTttgctttcttctttcccttgctTTGGCGTGCTCTGCTTCTCTAGTCGTTGTGCTCCTATTTTTCGGGTTTCATCAGTGTGTTACTAGGTTGGTGTTCCTTCTCTGTTTCCTATGTGATTTGCGTTTTGTCTTCCTTTTGCATTTCTGTTTTGTATCTGTGTAGATTAGGATTGCATCTGGTGTATGATGGTGTTGCATGGTAGTTTTTGTTTTTCTTGGGGTAGTGAGTTTTATGAGGGGAGGAGCGCCACTGTGTAGTTGGTAGTGTGTAGTGATGTCTGTTTGGTTTCTTCCACCATTTTCTGCCGCGAGGTTTGGCTGACGGTGGTGCTCATCGCTGTTTTAGGTATGGCTCGTCGGAGGAGTGAGGGTATGAGGGCTCCGGTGGCCCCAGCGGGGGGTATCCCTTCCCTTTATTCTTGGGTTACTAGTGACGTGTGGGAGACGCCATCGCGGATGACGGAGGCGGACCTCCAGCAGCTCCGTGATCAGGGAGCTGTTTGTGGGGGCGGCGACGCCAAACGTCATTATGAGCTTTCTCTTCCTGGGgttgatgagagggtttgttatACCAACCTCGACTCGCCGACCGTTCCGGATTGGATGTGGGTGTACGAGGCGATGTTCACCCGACTCGGCGTTTGGCTCCCTTTTTTCCCTTTTGTTCAACAGCTGTTGAGTCAGTGCTCCGTGGCGCCGTCCCAACTGCATCCGAATAGCT carries:
- the LOC107644360 gene encoding DNA mismatch repair protein MSH7-like isoform X2, translating into MDAEIGHKELDWKITLSGVGKCRQVGISESGIDDAVQNLVARGYKVGRVEQLETSEEAKARGANSVIQRKLVQVITPSTTVEGNIGADANHLLAIKEGSTILDDGSVVYGFAFVDCARLRFWVGSIDGDASCSALGALLMQACFGTS
- the LOC107644360 gene encoding DNA mismatch repair protein MSH7-like isoform X1 encodes the protein MDAEIGHKELDWKITLSGVGKCRQINSFVVYSRLVITFLLVYLLKIKESCYYLLLQVGISESGIDDAVQNLVARGYKVGRVEQLETSEEAKARGANSVIQRKLVQVITPSTTVEGNIGADANHLLAIKEGSTILDDGSVVYGFAFVDCARLRFWVGSIDGDASCSALGALLMQACFGTS